The Bacteroidota bacterium genome includes a region encoding these proteins:
- a CDS encoding AsmA family protein, translated as MKIPKYKISQPNRKRAIRIAAIILSIGIVLLVAGYFILKANMGRIETQLTESLNEQINGEVTIGDIDITIFNHFPHFSLSVKDVVVKDNRFNEHHLQIFTADRIYLQIRVFALLRKNIELRAITLRDAELNLIRMQDGLLNTKNLIKPKPKSETSLPEEKDLDAILISRLYLENIHIQFRDTVRGKDFNLTIKDSFGKLSHNDSITEISTKDKIYVEGLVFKPERGSCLTNKTVNSKLSLEWNRLKRSVEIKPSPLDMDKYKFSLSGSISPGITPYLDLQVKTEKIKLDYATTLVSKYTSDKLKGFNFEKTIPATLHMEGAINPALPLDIDIFFNVKDNVFITPSKSFVVDSLTGHYFNHLIDTLVNNEINSGLSFTDFKGKYEGIPFLMDMRVTDFSDPYMAVHVSSNFSLREANSAIDTSVVVMTGGKLNFDVNLKGKAYGYLEKDKDSMDAVITGSAQISNASCRFVNKQFDLNSINSNISFNEKTMYITALSMNINSNPIDLTGTISDFIYLFFFPNAKLQADLTLEAKHFNLDNFKKPGVKQQKQNTPTKRISKTVNSLLENLKGNISVNAQKVTYHKLNAQNVNGKVIIGNTYITCEDLSTTIANGRFLLNGSLQGIGTAKPTVNLRSNIKGADISTLFYQLENLQQTAITSKNIKGLLDADIAFNSNLSKDLKPIPSSISGDYNLTLKGGELINMDALNQISKNVFKKKDFSDIQFAQLNAAISQKGNDLTISEMEIKSNLMTLYVNGVYSFKENTELFIKVPLKSLNAKEADLVTDFKNDDAKVGISINLKATKENGKLKVSPVLFRKKDK; from the coding sequence TTGAAAATACCAAAATATAAGATCTCACAGCCCAACCGGAAACGCGCTATTCGCATAGCCGCCATCATTTTATCCATAGGTATTGTTCTGCTTGTAGCGGGTTATTTTATACTTAAGGCCAATATGGGAAGAATAGAGACCCAGCTCACCGAATCGTTAAACGAACAAATAAATGGTGAGGTAACTATTGGTGATATTGATATTACTATTTTTAATCACTTTCCACATTTTTCTTTGTCGGTTAAAGATGTTGTTGTAAAAGACAATAGATTTAATGAACATCATCTGCAAATTTTCACTGCTGACCGCATCTATTTACAGATCCGGGTATTTGCTTTACTTAGAAAAAACATTGAATTAAGGGCTATTACATTAAGGGATGCGGAGCTTAATCTCATCCGTATGCAAGATGGACTTTTAAATACAAAAAATCTAATTAAACCTAAACCTAAATCTGAAACTTCATTGCCCGAGGAAAAAGATCTGGATGCAATTCTCATAAGCAGATTATATCTGGAGAATATACATATTCAATTCAGAGATACGGTAAGGGGTAAAGATTTTAATTTGACGATAAAGGATAGTTTTGGAAAATTAAGTCACAACGACAGTATAACTGAAATATCCACTAAAGATAAAATTTACGTAGAAGGGTTGGTATTTAAACCCGAACGGGGAAGCTGTTTAACAAATAAAACAGTTAATTCTAAATTATCGCTTGAGTGGAACAGGTTAAAAAGAAGTGTGGAAATTAAACCCTCCCCATTGGATATGGATAAATATAAATTTAGTCTATCCGGTTCCATAAGTCCGGGTATTACTCCATATCTGGATCTTCAAGTTAAAACAGAAAAAATTAAACTTGATTACGCAACTACCCTGGTAAGTAAATATACCAGCGATAAATTAAAGGGTTTTAATTTTGAGAAAACCATACCTGCCACTTTACATATGGAAGGTGCAATTAATCCTGCATTACCATTGGATATTGATATATTTTTCAATGTTAAAGACAACGTATTTATAACTCCTTCAAAAAGTTTTGTAGTTGATTCACTTACCGGTCATTACTTCAATCATTTAATTGATACTTTAGTTAATAATGAAATTAACAGCGGCCTTAGTTTTACTGATTTTAAAGGTAAATACGAGGGCATCCCATTTTTAATGGACATGCGTGTTACCGACTTTAGCGACCCGTATATGGCAGTGCATGTTAGCAGCAATTTTTCGCTTCGTGAAGCAAATAGTGCAATTGATACATCTGTGGTGGTGATGACAGGAGGAAAATTAAATTTTGACGTAAATCTTAAAGGTAAAGCATATGGGTATTTAGAAAAAGATAAGGATTCCATGGATGCGGTCATTACAGGAAGTGCCCAAATAAGTAATGCCTCCTGCAGATTTGTTAATAAACAATTTGACCTGAATAGTATTAATAGCAACATCTCTTTTAATGAAAAAACGATGTATATTACTGCTCTTTCCATGAATATAAATAGCAACCCGATTGATCTAACCGGTACTATCTCAGATTTCATTTACCTTTTCTTTTTTCCCAATGCAAAGTTGCAAGCCGACCTAACGTTAGAAGCCAAACATTTTAATCTGGATAATTTTAAAAAACCAGGCGTTAAACAACAAAAACAAAATACCCCCACTAAACGCATTTCCAAAACGGTAAATTCGCTTTTAGAAAATTTAAAGGGCAATATTTCGGTAAATGCACAAAAGGTTACTTACCATAAATTAAATGCTCAAAATGTAAATGGCAAGGTAATTATTGGAAACACCTATATAACCTGTGAAGATCTTTCAACAACAATAGCAAATGGAAGATTCTTGCTCAATGGTAGTTTACAAGGCATTGGGACAGCCAAACCTACAGTTAATTTAAGATCCAATATAAAAGGTGCTGACATCAGTACGCTTTTTTATCAATTGGAAAATTTACAACAAACTGCCATTACATCAAAAAATATCAAAGGTTTGTTGGATGCAGATATAGCATTTAATTCCAATTTGTCGAAAGACTTAAAACCTATTCCATCATCAATTAGTGGCGACTACAATCTTACCTTAAAGGGTGGCGAATTAATAAATATGGATGCATTAAATCAAATATCAAAAAATGTATTTAAGAAAAAAGATTTCTCAGACATTCAGTTTGCACAACTTAATGCGGCAATTTCGCAAAAAGGAAATGATTTGACGATCTCTGAAATGGAAATAAAAAGTAATCTGATGACTCTTTATGTAAATGGAGTATATAGTTTTAAAGAAAATACAGAATTATTTATAAAAGTGCCTCTTAAAAGTTTAAATGCTAAGGAAGCGGATCTTGTCACAGATTTTAAAAATGATGATGCAAAAGTCGGTATCAGTATTAATTTAAAGGCCACTAAAGAAAATGGAAAATTAAAGGTTAGTCCTGTTCTATTCCGCAAAAAGGATAAATGA
- a CDS encoding ABC transporter permease, with translation MKANRKAFVISKNLDPFFLGIYSAFQFAGRFFREAFKRPFEFTELKKQCYAIGVKSLPLITLTGFVTGVVFTKQSRPSLQDLGAVSWLPSLIAIALVRALAPLITSLISAGKIGSNIGAQLGSMRVTEQIDAIDVSGVNAFKYLVVTRVTATTFMIPILMMYFAFVGLIGSYLNVSIGENTSFISYFQEALSPISFLDVLTGLFKSIMYGLTIGLVGSYKGYNATRGTEGVGKAANMAVVVSMFLIFVEEIIIVQLSGWIRLAQ, from the coding sequence ATGAAAGCAAACCGAAAAGCCTTTGTTATTTCAAAAAATCTGGATCCTTTTTTTCTGGGTATTTATTCTGCATTTCAATTTGCAGGCAGATTTTTCAGGGAAGCCTTTAAACGCCCGTTCGAATTTACTGAATTAAAAAAGCAGTGTTACGCAATTGGTGTTAAATCATTACCACTTATTACTTTAACCGGATTTGTTACCGGTGTAGTATTCACAAAACAATCCCGCCCTTCACTACAAGATCTTGGTGCGGTTTCATGGTTGCCATCCTTAATTGCGATAGCACTTGTCAGAGCCTTGGCTCCTTTAATTACATCATTAATTTCCGCTGGCAAGATCGGGTCAAACATTGGTGCACAGCTTGGATCCATGCGGGTTACTGAGCAGATAGATGCAATTGATGTATCGGGGGTAAATGCATTTAAATATCTGGTTGTAACAAGAGTAACAGCTACTACATTTATGATACCCATTTTAATGATGTATTTTGCATTTGTGGGTTTAATAGGATCGTATTTAAATGTGAGTATCGGAGAAAACACAAGTTTTATTTCCTACTTTCAGGAAGCACTTTCACCAATATCATTTTTAGATGTACTTACAGGATTATTTAAATCGATCATGTATGGTTTAACTATTGGACTAGTTGGTAGTTATAAGGGATATAATGCTACACGTGGTACCGAAGGTGTAGGTAAAGCAGCAAACATGGCAGTGGTAGTTTCCATGTTCCTCATTTTTGTGGAGGAAATAATAATTGTTCAATTAAGTGGATGGATAAGATTGGCGCAATAG
- a CDS encoding ATP-binding cassette domain-containing protein, which yields MTTKYNHIITEEKVIIIKDLHKSFGDLNVLNSVNLEVYKGENVAVLGRSGTGKSVLIKIIAGLLKPDSGTVMVLGKEVAKITEKDLRTLRLKIGFSFQNSALYDSMTVYENIAFPLRGNTEKLTPKEIKIKVEEVLDAVGLIQTMNQMPSELSGGQRKRIGIARTLILKPELMLYDEPTSGLDPITCIEINNLIKEVQERYNTSAIIITHDLTCAKTTANRVALLIDGNFLTQGTFDEVFDTEDETIKIFFDYNFIT from the coding sequence ATGACTACAAAGTATAACCATATTATTACAGAGGAAAAGGTGATCATAATTAAGGATCTCCATAAATCGTTTGGCGACCTTAATGTTTTGAACAGTGTTAACCTGGAAGTTTATAAAGGCGAGAACGTTGCTGTATTAGGGCGGTCAGGTACGGGGAAATCAGTATTAATTAAAATAATTGCAGGTTTGTTAAAACCCGACTCAGGAACCGTTATGGTTTTGGGAAAAGAAGTTGCAAAGATCACTGAAAAAGATCTGAGAACATTGCGATTAAAAATAGGTTTTTCGTTTCAGAATAGTGCATTGTACGATAGTATGACCGTTTATGAAAATATTGCTTTTCCATTACGTGGAAATACCGAAAAATTAACGCCAAAGGAAATAAAAATAAAAGTGGAAGAAGTATTGGATGCCGTTGGATTAATTCAAACCATGAATCAGATGCCATCGGAACTTTCAGGGGGACAAAGAAAAAGAATAGGAATAGCACGCACTTTAATTTTGAAACCGGAACTGATGTTATATGATGAACCAACATCAGGACTTGATCCGATAACCTGTATTGAAATAAATAACTTAATAAAAGAAGTGCAGGAAAGATATAATACAAGTGCAATTATTATTACCCATGATCTTACTTGTGCAAAAACAACTGCTAATAGAGTAGCATTGCTAATAGATGGCAATTTTTTAACCCAGGGAACTTTTGACGAAGTTTTTGACACGGAAGATGAAACAATAAAGATATTTTTTGATTACAATTTTATCACCTGA
- a CDS encoding MCE family protein encodes MEQQNKHGVKLGIFIFIGLTFFIVGVLAIGNINKTFTKTATVKTVFTEVNGLQPGDNVWFSGVKVGTVKEMRFLPNAGVEVTMKIESKSQEFIPKDSKAKISSDGLIGNKIIVIYGGNPTSGHIVDGSTFSIEETTSTEDMMNMLQENNKNVLAITNDFKVISKRIADGEGTLGKFMTDDAIYENLNSTINTLKTASQNTVQLTDAINDFTTKLNAEGGLANDLATDTTVFNNIQKTVAQLNAIAGTAQQVADNLQTTTSDINTNKNSPAGVLLHDEEAAASLRASIIALESSTKKLNESMDALQHNFLLRGFFKKKEKEKEVDN; translated from the coding sequence ATGGAACAACAAAATAAACACGGAGTCAAACTCGGAATATTTATATTTATAGGTTTGACATTTTTTATTGTAGGTGTACTTGCAATTGGAAATATAAATAAAACTTTTACCAAAACAGCCACTGTAAAAACAGTATTTACAGAAGTAAATGGATTGCAACCCGGTGACAATGTTTGGTTTTCGGGAGTAAAAGTTGGTACGGTAAAGGAAATGCGTTTTTTACCTAATGCCGGTGTGGAAGTTACCATGAAAATAGAATCCAAATCACAGGAATTCATTCCTAAAGATTCTAAAGCAAAAATCAGTTCAGATGGTTTGATTGGAAACAAGATAATTGTTATTTATGGTGGGAATCCAACTTCCGGGCATATTGTGGATGGCAGCACGTTTTCGATTGAGGAAACAACCAGCACAGAAGACATGATGAACATGCTGCAGGAAAATAACAAAAATGTTCTCGCCATAACCAATGATTTTAAAGTGATAAGTAAAAGAATAGCTGACGGCGAAGGCACTTTAGGAAAATTTATGACAGATGATGCCATTTATGAAAATTTGAATTCAACCATAAACACTTTGAAAACTGCCTCACAAAATACAGTTCAACTCACTGATGCCATTAATGATTTTACCACCAAACTCAATGCAGAAGGTGGACTTGCAAATGATCTGGCAACTGACACTACAGTATTTAACAATATTCAGAAAACAGTAGCTCAATTAAATGCAATTGCGGGAACTGCGCAACAGGTGGCAGATAATTTACAAACTACCACTTCAGATATCAATACAAATAAAAACTCACCTGCCGGTGTTCTTCTGCACGATGAAGAAGCAGCTGCCAGTTTAAGGGCAAGTATTATTGCACTTGAAAGCAGTACCAAAAAACTGAATGAAAGTATGGATGCTTTACAACATAATTTCTTGTTGAGAGGCTTTTTTAAGAAGAAAGAAAAGGAGAAAGAAGTCGATAATTAA
- a CDS encoding cation-translocating P-type ATPase, which yields MTSSKITFKGLSDQQVLDSRAKYGRNSFTGKKENGVLTALISLVKEPMFILLMATSFIYFISGERENGFFMVFAIVLVGAISFYQDARSRNAISQLKELTQPKSKVIRNSVVLEIKSEEIVIGDHIIVEEGTLVPADATILQSNDFFVNESILTGESFTVAKNETENNNIFQGTNITGGLAICIVTAIGNNTSLGKIGKSLEAIKEEKTPLQIQISDFVKKMAIAGIIIFCIVLAINYWESKNISESLIKSLTLAMSILPEEIPVAFTTFMALGAWRLMKMGIIVKQTKTVETLGSATVICTDKTGTITENKMTLAKIFSFKTGNIIATDKIEDAKEKELIRYAMFASEPIPFDPMEVALHNNYGNLFPQDERVQFKMIHEYPLSGKPPMMTHIFESEAGERVIAAKGAAESILQNSTLNEGEKSKIINIIAELSKEGYRVLGVGNVESHEGSFPKTQQEFNLQFLGLVAFYDPPKHNIKNVLRSFYDAGIAVKILTGDNALTTATIAKQVEFQGLEKTLSGDELMEMNEEELQERVLDTNIFTRMFPEAKLRIINALKSKGQIVAMTGDGVNDGPALKAAHIGIAMGKKGSEIAKQASTLILVNDDLANMVDAIAMGRKIYNNLKKAIQYIISIHIPIILTVFVPLALGWIYPAIFTPVHIIFFELIMGPTCSIIYENEPIEKNLMQQKPRQMAKTFFNWRELTTSIWQGLVITIGTLCSYQIAINMGLEEDATRTMVFLTLITSNIVLTLVNRSFYFSIFSTLKYKNKLIPIIIFSTIALTTSLLIIPQFSNFFLFAPLTLLQLTISICLGAVCVLWFEIVKWNTRKKGEII from the coding sequence TTGACCTCGTCTAAAATTACATTCAAAGGTTTATCTGATCAGCAAGTACTCGATTCGCGGGCAAAATACGGACGTAATTCTTTTACCGGAAAAAAAGAAAATGGAGTATTAACTGCATTAATTAGTTTGGTAAAAGAACCCATGTTTATTTTATTAATGGCAACCTCCTTTATTTATTTTATAAGTGGCGAAAGGGAGAATGGTTTTTTTATGGTGTTTGCTATAGTGCTGGTTGGAGCTATTTCATTTTATCAGGATGCCAGAAGCAGAAATGCAATTTCTCAATTAAAGGAACTCACCCAACCAAAATCGAAGGTGATTAGAAACAGTGTTGTTCTTGAAATTAAAAGTGAAGAAATTGTTATTGGAGATCACATTATTGTTGAAGAAGGAACACTGGTTCCGGCTGATGCTACTATACTACAAAGCAACGATTTTTTTGTTAATGAATCCATTCTAACGGGTGAATCTTTTACGGTAGCAAAAAATGAAACCGAAAATAATAATATTTTTCAAGGGACAAACATAACCGGAGGACTCGCAATTTGTATAGTTACTGCAATAGGAAATAATACTTCTCTGGGAAAAATTGGTAAAAGTCTGGAGGCGATTAAGGAAGAAAAAACTCCACTTCAAATTCAGATAAGCGACTTTGTAAAAAAAATGGCAATAGCAGGGATAATTATTTTCTGTATTGTATTGGCGATCAATTATTGGGAATCAAAAAATATATCTGAAAGTTTAATAAAATCGCTCACATTGGCGATGAGCATATTACCGGAAGAAATACCTGTTGCATTTACAACATTTATGGCTTTAGGTGCATGGCGATTAATGAAAATGGGTATAATAGTTAAACAAACAAAAACAGTGGAAACACTTGGTAGCGCTACCGTAATTTGTACTGATAAAACAGGTACCATCACAGAAAATAAAATGACCCTCGCTAAAATATTTTCATTCAAAACAGGAAATATTATAGCTACCGATAAAATTGAGGATGCAAAAGAAAAAGAGTTGATCAGATATGCCATGTTTGCCAGTGAACCAATTCCCTTTGATCCAATGGAAGTTGCATTGCACAATAATTATGGTAATTTATTTCCGCAAGATGAACGTGTTCAGTTTAAAATGATACATGAATATCCTTTAAGCGGAAAACCGCCAATGATGACACATATTTTCGAATCTGAGGCAGGAGAAAGAGTAATCGCTGCAAAAGGTGCCGCAGAATCCATACTCCAAAACTCTACTTTAAATGAAGGTGAAAAAAGTAAAATAATTAATATAATTGCTGAACTTTCTAAAGAAGGATATCGTGTATTAGGTGTTGGAAATGTTGAATCACATGAAGGCAGTTTTCCAAAAACCCAACAGGAATTTAACCTGCAATTTTTAGGTTTGGTAGCATTTTATGATCCTCCAAAACACAATATTAAAAATGTATTAAGGTCATTTTATGATGCGGGAATAGCCGTGAAAATTCTCACCGGTGATAATGCACTTACCACTGCAACCATTGCTAAACAGGTGGAGTTTCAAGGATTGGAAAAAACTTTGAGTGGGGATGAGCTGATGGAAATGAATGAGGAAGAACTACAGGAACGAGTGCTCGATACAAATATTTTTACACGCATGTTTCCCGAAGCGAAATTGAGAATAATAAATGCACTTAAATCAAAAGGACAAATAGTTGCAATGACGGGTGATGGTGTAAACGACGGACCTGCATTAAAAGCCGCACACATAGGCATAGCTATGGGCAAAAAGGGTTCTGAGATCGCTAAACAAGCATCTACGCTGATCTTAGTAAACGATGACCTTGCAAATATGGTGGACGCCATTGCAATGGGCAGAAAAATTTACAACAATTTAAAAAAAGCTATACAATATATAATTTCCATTCACATTCCGATCATTTTAACCGTTTTTGTTCCACTTGCATTGGGCTGGATTTATCCTGCGATATTTACACCCGTTCACATTATATTTTTTGAATTAATAATGGGCCCCACCTGTTCCATTATTTATGAAAATGAACCCATTGAGAAAAATCTCATGCAACAAAAACCTCGTCAGATGGCAAAAACATTTTTTAATTGGCGAGAATTAACTACGAGTATCTGGCAAGGTTTAGTGATCACCATAGGCACTTTATGTTCCTATCAAATAGCAATAAATATGGGTTTAGAGGAAGATGCTACCAGAACAATGGTATTTTTAACTTTAATAACCTCTAATATTGTCCTTACACTGGTGAACAGATCATTTTATTTTTCCATTTTTTCTACGCTGAAATATAAAAATAAATTAATACCGATAATTATATTTTCCACCATTGCCCTAACAACTTCACTGCTAATTATTCCGCAATTTTCAAATTTTTTCCTTTTTGCACCTCTAACCTTATTACAATTAACAATAAGTATTTGTTTAGGCGCCGTATGCGTACTCTGGTTTGAAATAGTAAAGTGGAATACAAGAAAAAAAGGGGAAATTATTTAA
- a CDS encoding HupE/UreJ family protein — MKKKLLISGILFFGILQLQAHTINYTLNKMDDGQVFWQYLQQGFLHILPLGLDHILFILCVFFLNTNLKKIILQASMFTLAHTITLGLSMYGIINPPGNIIEPLIALSIVFLAVENIYSDKVKPWRMIMVFLFGMVHGMGFAGALIELGMPEYAFATALISFNIGVEIGQLAIILFMYFVVSRKFSTTSWYRPKLVVPASVVIAVIAGYWTFERIFMS, encoded by the coding sequence ATGAAAAAGAAATTACTTATTTCAGGAATATTATTTTTTGGAATATTACAATTACAAGCCCATACCATTAATTACACCTTAAATAAAATGGATGACGGGCAGGTATTCTGGCAATATTTACAACAAGGGTTTTTGCATATATTACCATTAGGTCTCGATCATATTTTATTTATACTCTGTGTATTTTTTTTAAATACCAATTTAAAGAAAATTATTTTACAGGCAAGTATGTTCACACTTGCTCATACCATAACCTTAGGGTTGAGCATGTATGGAATCATTAATCCACCCGGTAATATAATTGAACCACTTATTGCATTATCCATTGTTTTTTTGGCAGTAGAAAATATTTATTCCGACAAGGTAAAACCCTGGCGTATGATAATGGTTTTTTTATTCGGAATGGTACACGGTATGGGATTTGCCGGCGCATTGATCGAACTTGGAATGCCCGAATACGCCTTTGCTACAGCTCTGATAAGTTTTAATATTGGAGTGGAAATTGGTCAGTTAGCAATAATTTTATTTATGTATTTTGTTGTGAGCAGAAAATTTTCAACTACGAGCTGGTATAGGCCAAAATTGGTTGTTCCGGCATCGGTGGTTATTGCTGTAATTGCCGGGTACTGGACATTTGAGAGGATATTTATGAGTTGA
- a CDS encoding tetratricopeptide repeat protein yields the protein MKKYLFILILIAGIVTVQSCSNINGENSKTNSESAIPELLSINTNVGLETEREDLLTAYDKAILTLKTNPQNLKAYLTLAQIFITEARLSGNTGYYNNAATKMLDHVIAQKSTDNDINFEALTLKAGVLLSMHQFKDALDVANAAYKISEHNAQLLGALVDANVELGNYDLAVQYCDKMIQLRPDIRSYSRVSYLRQIHGDNAGAIEAMKMAVEAGLPGAESTEWARIVLGDLLLMTGDIKNAQICYETALGLRKNYPYAEAGLGRLEKSKKNYDEAIKHTENAINTLSDVAFVNQLAEIYALKGDKEKSEEIYDDVTDLLEKGEKEQNKDNAVVKHNSARELATAYMHTNEMGKALKNAKTDLEIRPSNNDANELVAWIYYLEGDYSNAKMHADKMLSTNTKNPATLYKAGLIYTKSGDTEKGKMLMAEAKTINDSISETLFLSSK from the coding sequence ATGAAAAAATATCTATTTATTCTTATTCTGATAGCCGGTATCGTTACCGTGCAGTCATGTTCCAACATTAACGGGGAAAATTCTAAAACCAATAGCGAAAGTGCTATTCCCGAATTGCTTTCCATAAATACTAATGTAGGATTGGAAACGGAGCGGGAAGATCTTTTGACCGCTTATGACAAAGCCATACTCACCCTTAAAACAAATCCACAAAATCTCAAAGCCTATTTAACGCTTGCGCAGATATTTATAACTGAAGCTCGTTTAAGTGGAAATACAGGTTATTATAATAATGCAGCAACTAAAATGCTGGATCATGTTATAGCACAAAAATCAACGGATAATGACATAAATTTTGAAGCACTCACTTTAAAGGCAGGCGTATTATTATCCATGCATCAATTTAAAGATGCGTTGGATGTTGCAAATGCTGCATATAAAATAAGCGAACATAACGCACAATTATTAGGAGCTTTGGTGGATGCAAATGTGGAATTGGGAAATTATGATCTTGCAGTGCAATATTGTGATAAAATGATTCAATTACGTCCGGATATTCGCTCATATTCCAGGGTATCTTATTTACGACAAATTCATGGAGATAATGCAGGTGCTATTGAAGCAATGAAAATGGCAGTGGAAGCAGGTTTACCCGGTGCGGAATCAACCGAGTGGGCAAGAATTGTTTTAGGTGATCTTTTATTAATGACGGGGGATATAAAAAATGCGCAGATATGTTATGAAACTGCACTTGGGTTAAGAAAAAATTATCCATATGCAGAAGCTGGTTTAGGGCGACTTGAAAAATCTAAAAAGAATTATGATGAAGCAATTAAACATACGGAAAATGCAATTAATACTTTGTCGGATGTTGCCTTTGTAAATCAGCTTGCCGAAATCTATGCCCTTAAAGGAGACAAAGAAAAATCTGAAGAAATTTATGATGATGTTACCGATCTTTTAGAAAAAGGGGAGAAGGAACAGAATAAAGACAATGCAGTGGTAAAACATAATAGCGCCAGAGAATTGGCTACTGCTTACATGCATACAAATGAAATGGGAAAGGCATTAAAAAATGCTAAAACAGACCTTGAAATTCGTCCTTCCAATAACGATGCAAACGAACTTGTTGCATGGATATATTATTTGGAAGGCGACTATTCCAATGCAAAAATGCATGCAGATAAAATGCTTTCTACCAATACTAAAAATCCTGCAACCTTATATAAAGCGGGATTAATTTACACAAAATCAGGAGATACTGAAAAAGGTAAAATGCTGATGGCGGAAGCAAAAACAATTAACGATTCCATTTCGGAAACACTTTTTCTTAGTTCTAAATAA
- a CDS encoding DUF4249 family protein: MNKWIVAAGLIIAAFTNSCSTDFDLNADFKETPVVYALFDASVDTQFIRINRAFLSDEIDALTLSSDPNSIYYGEELKVTVEEYDGGTLVNTYPIPRINGEDYGIEKLPGAFADAPNILYLFVADLDYTHSYKITAIDTLTGKTVFAQAAVVDSFAIIRPDDEGIFPQSFAISPANTYQLRWKSAQDAKIYDLTLRFHYREGIYYPEGDSIHYINSGYKDWIMETNYVAESTTGGLTLDYDVEGETFYQFIEDQFPPVDDFSFIRIADSIQFIIDAGGEELFSYFEYNNASLGITEGQITPAYTNVQGGLGVLSSRYHKVGLIYPVSTQTRDSIACSSVTSGHNFAPNVATFGFPYCE, from the coding sequence ATGAATAAATGGATTGTGGCAGCAGGACTTATTATCGCTGCATTTACGAATAGTTGCTCCACCGATTTTGATCTCAATGCCGATTTTAAGGAAACGCCTGTTGTTTACGCATTATTTGATGCCTCTGTAGATACACAGTTTATCCGTATTAACAGGGCATTTTTGAGCGATGAGATCGATGCATTAACACTTTCATCAGATCCAAATTCCATTTATTATGGAGAAGAATTGAAGGTGACCGTGGAGGAATACGATGGCGGAACCCTTGTAAACACTTATCCTATCCCACGCATAAATGGTGAAGATTATGGAATTGAAAAACTTCCGGGAGCATTTGCCGACGCTCCGAATATTCTTTATTTATTTGTAGCAGACCTGGATTATACACACTCTTACAAAATAACTGCTATTGATACGTTAACCGGGAAAACTGTGTTCGCGCAAGCAGCTGTGGTTGATAGTTTTGCAATTATCCGACCTGATGATGAAGGTATCTTTCCGCAATCCTTTGCAATCTCCCCTGCAAATACTTACCAATTGAGATGGAAATCGGCTCAGGATGCAAAAATTTACGATCTTACCTTGCGTTTTCATTACAGAGAGGGCATTTATTACCCTGAAGGAGACAGTATACATTATATTAATTCAGGATATAAGGACTGGATAATGGAAACTAATTATGTTGCTGAAAGCACAACCGGTGGATTAACCTTGGATTACGATGTGGAAGGGGAAACTTTTTATCAATTTATTGAAGATCAATTTCCGCCAGTTGATGATTTTAGTTTTATCCGTATAGCCGATTCAATACAATTTATTATTGATGCAGGAGGAGAGGAGCTTTTCAGTTATTTTGAATATAATAACGCCTCACTCGGTATCACTGAAGGACAAATTACTCCTGCATATACCAATGTTCAGGGAGGATTAGGCGTATTATCCAGCCGTTACCATAAGGTGGGACTCATCTACCCTGTATCTACCCAAACCCGCGATAGCATCGCATGCAGCTCAGTTACTTCCGGCCATAATTTTGCACCAAATGTTGCAACTTTTGGGTTTCCGTATTGCGAGTGA